From the genome of Flavobacterium ovatum, one region includes:
- a CDS encoding polysaccharide biosynthesis tyrosine autokinase, whose protein sequence is MENEFGFDNQIATKNLVFKYLKYWKLFAVTTFIALVSMTIYLRYTKNIYSIESKIKILDDSKTSLMPKDAADLWSGSKVNLDNEIEVITSRKILEPVVSDLNLTTKYYHEGKFVNTELWNIPIIIKPLENKDFPPIEFQIEITKQGYTIKTDGKTIEVKGQYATTKINNQKIQIKPNPNYDNINSELAYRVAIIPTKSAVNMLSDKLNVTTNGKSDSEILIVGIEDENFEKSVAVVNKIIEIFNEDGINDRQLVSKRTIDFIHDRFKYLSLELDSIENKKKQFKQSNNLSFIQADVTLDMEKKAASESELFKVETQLALSNLLKDAIDDKNMTNILPANLGLENEIINTLIAEFNVLVIERDKLFKTAGSQNPTLIGLDSKIGMVKNNIKQSISTYSKQLKISLSQQEKEFNNANRLITKIPSDEQFLRGIERQQKIKEELYLLLLQKREESAIAFAITSPSLKVIDFANGSKNPISPKKSNFYLIALMLGLLLPFCGLYLYFTFDTKIKSKDEVEFQISNIPVVAEIPYFEDKPIFKNKDERSIHSEIFRILSSNINFSLPLNENKLGKVILVTSSIKGEGKTYISSNLSLALASYNKKVLIIGADMRKPKLKEAFYMEDNNKGLSTYLHEIDTNWKDLLVTKNPYNNDLHLLFTGIIPPNSSNLLSNGRLETLLNEAKKEYDYIIIDSAPTIYVNDTFLISNLVDLTVYTTRYNYTEKQLIRYSTDLMVKNKLKNVVYVLNGMQGKANFNYGYGYGYGEDIEPVKKHWSKRWFS, encoded by the coding sequence ATGGAAAATGAATTCGGTTTTGACAATCAAATTGCAACAAAAAATTTAGTCTTCAAATATTTAAAGTATTGGAAATTATTTGCCGTGACGACCTTTATAGCACTCGTCTCCATGACTATTTACTTAAGATATACTAAGAATATCTATAGTATTGAATCTAAAATAAAAATTCTGGATGACAGTAAAACCTCCCTTATGCCTAAGGATGCCGCAGATTTGTGGTCTGGTTCAAAAGTGAACTTAGATAATGAAATTGAAGTGATTACCTCCAGGAAAATTTTAGAGCCGGTAGTAAGTGATTTAAATTTAACGACGAAATATTACCATGAGGGAAAGTTTGTTAATACTGAATTATGGAATATCCCTATCATAATAAAACCATTAGAAAATAAAGATTTTCCACCCATTGAATTTCAGATTGAAATAACCAAACAAGGATATACTATAAAGACTGACGGAAAAACGATTGAGGTAAAAGGTCAATATGCCACTACAAAAATTAATAACCAAAAAATTCAAATTAAACCCAACCCTAATTACGATAATATCAATAGTGAATTAGCCTACCGTGTAGCTATTATACCGACTAAAAGTGCTGTTAATATGCTTTCCGATAAATTAAATGTGACTACGAATGGAAAAAGTGACAGCGAAATATTAATAGTAGGTATAGAAGATGAGAATTTTGAAAAATCAGTAGCTGTTGTTAATAAAATCATTGAAATATTTAATGAAGATGGTATCAACGACCGACAGTTAGTCTCTAAAAGAACCATTGATTTTATTCATGACCGTTTCAAATATCTAAGCCTAGAACTAGACAGTATTGAGAATAAAAAGAAACAATTTAAACAATCTAATAATTTAAGTTTTATTCAGGCGGATGTTACTTTGGACATGGAAAAAAAGGCGGCATCAGAATCAGAACTTTTTAAAGTAGAAACTCAATTAGCGCTATCCAATTTATTAAAAGATGCCATTGATGACAAAAACATGACCAACATTCTGCCTGCCAATCTAGGACTGGAAAATGAAATTATCAACACATTAATCGCGGAATTCAATGTTTTAGTGATTGAACGTGATAAATTATTTAAAACAGCTGGAAGCCAAAATCCAACTTTAATAGGATTAGATTCCAAAATAGGAATGGTAAAAAACAATATCAAACAATCAATTTCAACCTATTCTAAGCAATTAAAAATTAGTCTGTCCCAACAGGAAAAAGAGTTCAATAACGCTAATAGACTGATTACTAAAATCCCTAGTGATGAACAATTTCTAAGAGGAATTGAACGACAACAAAAAATTAAAGAAGAACTATATTTATTATTATTACAAAAAAGAGAAGAGTCGGCTATCGCTTTTGCAATTACCTCACCCTCTCTAAAAGTAATTGATTTTGCAAATGGAAGTAAAAACCCTATTTCACCAAAGAAATCTAATTTTTATCTTATAGCACTAATGTTAGGCCTGCTATTACCATTTTGCGGACTATATCTATATTTCACTTTTGATACCAAAATAAAATCTAAAGATGAAGTTGAATTTCAAATTTCAAACATTCCAGTTGTCGCTGAAATCCCTTATTTTGAAGATAAACCAATCTTTAAAAACAAAGACGAGCGTTCGATACACTCTGAAATTTTCAGAATTTTATCCTCCAACATTAACTTTTCGTTACCACTTAATGAAAACAAATTAGGAAAAGTGATATTGGTAACCTCTTCAATAAAAGGAGAGGGAAAAACATATATCTCTTCTAATTTATCTTTGGCATTAGCGAGTTATAATAAAAAGGTATTGATTATAGGTGCGGATATGAGGAAGCCAAAACTTAAAGAAGCTTTCTATATGGAAGATAATAATAAAGGTTTGTCTACTTATTTGCATGAAATTGATACTAATTGGAAAGACCTATTAGTCACAAAAAATCCATACAATAATGATTTACACCTATTGTTTACAGGTATCATCCCTCCTAATTCATCAAATTTACTCTCAAATGGTAGGTTAGAGACGTTGTTGAATGAAGCTAAGAAAGAATACGATTACATTATTATAGATTCAGCGCCTACAATCTATGTTAATGATACATTTCTAATTTCTAATTTAGTTGATTTAACAGTCTATACAACCCGTTATAACTATACAGAGAAACAGTTAATTCGATATTCGACTGATTTAATGGTCAAAAATAAATTAAAAAACGTTGTTTATGTATTAAATGGAATGCAAGGCAAAGCTAATTTTAACTATGGTTATGGCTATGGTTATGGAGAAGATATAGAGCCTGTAAAAAAACACTGGTCAAAAAGATGGTTCTCTTAA
- a CDS encoding polysaccharide biosynthesis/export family protein, translated as MKQKAMSTSLKLLLVFIVTNTFFSCSTKKDILYFQNSEQKNYQQAIRIDKNINIDDILSVKIYSLDIESSAPYNLASITDVGYLVDNSGKITLPVLGLITVIDKSTEELELFLTNKLITQGHLKNPTVVVRLLNSKITVLGEVNTPGTYNFTEKNITLLQVIGLAGDLTINGRRNDIMLIRQENDEKKIIHIDLTSTDWFSSPYYYIKPNDVIIVNPNEAKIKSAGLISSPSALLSIVSILLTSFLLIKF; from the coding sequence ATGAAACAAAAAGCGATGTCAACTAGTCTTAAATTACTACTCGTCTTTATAGTCACTAATACTTTTTTTTCTTGTTCTACAAAAAAGGATATATTGTACTTTCAAAATTCGGAGCAAAAGAATTACCAGCAAGCAATCAGAATCGATAAAAACATCAATATTGATGACATCTTAAGTGTCAAAATTTATTCTTTAGATATTGAATCTTCAGCACCCTACAATTTAGCCTCTATTACAGATGTAGGTTATTTAGTAGATAATTCTGGAAAAATCACTTTGCCTGTATTAGGACTTATCACAGTAATCGATAAATCAACTGAAGAACTAGAATTATTTTTGACCAATAAATTAATTACACAAGGGCATTTGAAAAACCCAACTGTAGTTGTTCGATTATTAAATTCAAAAATAACTGTTTTAGGAGAAGTGAACACGCCTGGTACTTACAATTTTACAGAAAAAAATATAACCTTATTACAAGTCATAGGATTAGCTGGCGATCTTACTATTAACGGAAGGAGAAATGACATCATGCTGATTCGTCAAGAAAACGATGAAAAAAAAATCATTCATATTGATCTGACGTCAACCGATTGGTTTAGCTCACCCTATTACTATATCAAACCAAACGATGTAATCATTGTAAATCCAAACGAGGCTAAGATTAAATCTGCCGGACTGATCTCAAGTCCTAGTGCTTTACTTTCAATAGTGTCTATATTGTTAACAAGTTTTTTACTTATCAAATTTTAA
- a CDS encoding LytTR family transcriptional regulator DNA-binding domain-containing protein: MNLSVLIIDDKKDENKIYPLLNTIPNAILTIDYCDKFTDADKKYQTKYYHLIVINISNFIEESLHFLKNKVKNNSKIIILSNSENHALKFLKCNISDYILLPIDTGEFMISLIKTIYTIQQKSNTLENVRPVNNYQNFITITSTKKIELIKTKKIVHFEADGRYTIVHLDNGTTKMATRNLGEFQKILNPEIFCRIHHKYIISIDKLMNVIKSDGCYCEMENNKIVPVSKRKLDDLNKILNVNQALIP; encoded by the coding sequence ATGAATTTATCAGTATTAATAATAGACGATAAAAAAGACGAAAATAAAATTTACCCTTTACTAAATACAATCCCGAATGCTATTTTAACAATTGATTATTGTGATAAATTCACTGATGCAGATAAAAAATATCAAACAAAATATTACCATTTGATTGTAATCAATATATCCAATTTCATAGAAGAATCATTACATTTCCTAAAAAATAAAGTTAAAAATAATTCTAAAATAATTATTTTAAGTAATTCAGAAAACCATGCCTTAAAATTTTTAAAATGTAATATTAGCGACTATATATTATTGCCAATAGATACTGGTGAATTCATGATTTCATTAATAAAAACAATATATACAATTCAACAAAAGTCGAATACTTTAGAAAATGTGAGACCGGTAAATAATTATCAAAATTTCATAACTATCACGTCTACAAAAAAAATTGAATTAATAAAAACAAAAAAAATTGTGCATTTTGAAGCAGACGGTAGATATACTATCGTGCATTTGGACAATGGAACCACTAAAATGGCAACGAGGAATCTTGGCGAATTTCAAAAAATATTAAACCCAGAAATATTTTGTCGCATTCACCATAAATATATAATTAGTATCGATAAACTAATGAACGTCATTAAATCTGATGGTTGCTACTGTGAAATGGAAAACAATAAAATTGTTCCAGTCTCTAAAAGAAAATTAGACGATTTGAATAAAATTTTAAACGTTAATCAGGCATTAATTCCTTGA
- a CDS encoding polysaccharide biosynthesis protein, which translates to MLNKIKSHPQYDKVLHWGKLISITGSAQIIVQAVGFLSGILIIRLLPIEEYALYTLANTMLGTMTVLADGGISTGVMSQGAKVWQDKEKLGAVLATGLDLRRKFAIGSLIIASPILIYLLLHNGASELTTFLIVISLVPAFFAALSDSLLEIVPKLHQDILPLQKNQVLVGLGRLLLTVLTVFIFPWTFVAILASGLSRIYGNIKLRKIAYKFVDIKQQSDPVIQKDILQMVKRILPGAIYFCVSGQITIWLISFFGNSSSVAQLGALGRLSMLLSLLSVLIGTLIIPRFARLSENRNLLLKHYFQIMLLLFLFMIVIVAIVYIFPDQILCVLGKNYLGLQREFLLSIIGSYFNLIAGVYFSLYTSRGWAINPLFSITISLMAVVIGAFLFNVSTLYGVLIFNIFIAITQVVINSGYCLKKIIFNK; encoded by the coding sequence ATGCTAAATAAAATAAAATCACATCCACAGTATGATAAAGTACTTCATTGGGGGAAATTAATTAGCATTACGGGTTCTGCTCAAATCATAGTACAAGCTGTAGGTTTTCTATCGGGGATTTTGATTATACGCTTATTACCAATTGAAGAATATGCTCTGTATACTTTGGCTAATACCATGTTAGGAACCATGACTGTTTTGGCTGATGGAGGAATATCTACAGGTGTAATGTCTCAAGGTGCTAAAGTATGGCAAGACAAAGAAAAGTTAGGTGCAGTTTTAGCAACAGGACTAGATTTAAGACGTAAGTTTGCTATAGGAAGCCTGATAATTGCTAGTCCCATATTAATTTACTTATTATTGCATAATGGTGCTTCTGAGTTGACTACTTTTCTTATTGTAATTTCTTTAGTCCCTGCTTTTTTCGCAGCTTTATCCGATTCATTATTGGAAATTGTACCAAAATTACATCAGGATATTTTACCTTTACAAAAAAATCAGGTTTTGGTAGGACTGGGGCGACTCTTACTTACTGTATTAACTGTATTTATTTTTCCTTGGACTTTTGTTGCCATATTAGCTAGTGGTTTATCTCGTATTTATGGAAATATTAAATTACGTAAAATAGCATATAAATTTGTTGATATAAAGCAACAATCAGATCCAGTAATACAGAAAGATATTTTACAAATGGTGAAAAGGATTTTACCCGGAGCCATCTATTTTTGTGTTTCAGGTCAAATAACGATCTGGTTGATTTCTTTTTTTGGAAACTCTAGTTCGGTTGCGCAACTAGGTGCCTTAGGGCGGTTGTCAATGTTACTTTCACTTTTAAGTGTTTTGATAGGGACATTAATTATACCACGTTTTGCACGGTTATCAGAAAACAGGAATCTTCTATTAAAGCATTATTTTCAGATTATGTTACTCTTGTTTTTGTTTATGATTGTTATTGTTGCAATTGTTTATATTTTTCCAGATCAAATATTATGTGTGTTAGGGAAAAATTATTTGGGACTACAGCGGGAATTTCTATTGAGTATAATTGGAAGCTATTTTAACCTTATAGCAGGTGTTTATTTTTCGCTTTATACTAGTAGGGGATGGGCAATTAATCCTCTGTTTTCAATTACAATTAGCTTAATGGCTGTAGTTATTGGTGCATTTTTATTTAATGTATCAACTTTATATGGAGTGTTAATTTTTAATATTTTTATAGCTATAACTCAGGTAGTTATAAATAGTGGTTATTGTCTAAAAAAAATAATATTTAATAAATGA